The segment CCCTTTTAAAATAATAACTACAAAAATGTTTAGTCTCCACATTTTAATTTACTCTCCTTATAAATTATTTAAAAATCTATAAGAAACTGTCTCGCCACTTTATTCACTTTCAAACTCTGCATAGATAGCAGTAGCATCATCATGAATACTAAAACGGGGATAATTTATGCATTCTGGATCTTGCAGTTCCAATTTCCTAAGACGGTTGGCCATATCTTCAAGTGTTTTATTCTCAAGGTCATTGAGCAATGACTCCCATGTGTTATAAGCACTAAATAAATCAACTAACCTTGAAAAACCGTCAGTTGACAGCAACAGTTTCCCACTATTTTTTATCTGAATTTTACCTGTTAAGGCGTTATCTATAGCGTTTATATCACCATTAAATATCCAATAGCTATTGGGAGTATTCATCTTGCTGCGGTTTTCTCTCAAGATTGGTGTTATTGCATTACGGGCTTCCTTAGATGTGAAGCCATAATCTACTTGAAGACGATATTTTTCAGTGATGGCTATCTTATCTAACACACCCACTGAATTATCTGTTATTACGTGTAGGCCATCGCTTTGAAAAACAGCAATAGTGACATCACCAAGAAGAATATAGTCTATACTTTCTTCATTTACACGGGTAATTGCAATGGCACAGCTGGGTATCTCCCATGGTTCTCGGCGGTGCAGTTCAGGGATCAAAGTATTTA is part of the Calorimonas adulescens genome and harbors:
- a CDS encoding protein phosphatase 2C domain-containing protein, whose protein sequence is MKFTRIDEVSVSGGYVNLDLQGHKENVFWVIDGATALSSDKPDKATYEVQSIVEKIDETIKTRTDDTRVSLKNIMYEAAEEVNTLIPELHRREPWEIPSCAIAITRVNEESIDYILLGDVTIAVFQSDGLHVITDNSVGVLDKIAITEKYRLQVDYGFTSKEARNAITPILRENRSKMNTPNSYWIFNGDINAIDNALTGKIQIKNSGKLLLSTDGFSRLVDLFSAYNTWESLLNDLENKTLEDMANRLRKLELQDPECINYPRFSIHDDATAIYAEFESE